In one window of Candidatus Methanomethylophilaceae archaeon DNA:
- a CDS encoding iron ABC transporter permease translates to MNDSIGPENATKSEIKTKKKRFRIILVAGIFFLAVMFLVSISISAGGIIPITDAFSSLISAISKGGENLTTEELYVFSSRLPRVVAAVGVGAGLAIAGCMFQALIRNPMVDPYITGVSSGAGCLAVAASTMLASIPLFAGYSAYIIPVAAIVGGLIAFAATLLVAEGAGGSATNYILSGVIVGFAFSSVQTVFLSLNKDNLTNVMWWLYGSFGNITWENAFLVMIPALGISLIAMLWAREFNVFTAGEDQARLLGLNVRRFKALMMVVASILASICVAFVGVIGFVGLIIPHACRMLLGSDHRLIMPASIVLGAVLMLFSDIIARVAIAPLELPVGAITAMIGTPVFAYMLVKRGREYDG, encoded by the coding sequence ATGAACGATAGCATCGGCCCTGAGAACGCCACCAAAAGCGAGATAAAGACCAAGAAGAAGCGCTTCAGAATAATCCTCGTAGCGGGGATATTCTTCCTCGCGGTCATGTTCTTGGTCTCCATATCCATATCAGCGGGCGGAATAATCCCGATAACCGACGCATTCTCGTCTCTGATATCGGCTATTTCCAAGGGAGGGGAGAACCTGACCACCGAGGAGCTTTACGTGTTCTCGTCGAGGCTTCCCAGGGTAGTCGCGGCCGTGGGCGTCGGAGCGGGGTTGGCGATAGCGGGCTGCATGTTCCAGGCTCTCATCAGGAACCCGATGGTCGACCCGTATATCACCGGAGTGTCTTCCGGGGCCGGATGTCTGGCCGTGGCCGCGTCCACGATGCTGGCTTCCATCCCTCTGTTCGCCGGGTACAGCGCATACATCATCCCCGTGGCCGCCATCGTCGGAGGTCTGATCGCTTTCGCCGCCACGCTGCTGGTGGCCGAAGGCGCCGGAGGCTCCGCGACGAACTACATCCTGTCCGGTGTGATAGTCGGATTCGCGTTCTCCTCCGTGCAGACCGTGTTCCTGTCGCTTAACAAAGACAACCTGACCAACGTCATGTGGTGGCTTTACGGATCCTTCGGAAACATCACCTGGGAGAACGCGTTTCTGGTGATGATCCCGGCGCTGGGAATATCGCTGATAGCCATGCTGTGGGCCAGGGAATTCAACGTGTTCACGGCGGGAGAGGATCAGGCCAGGCTTCTGGGTCTCAACGTCAGGAGATTCAAGGCTCTGATGATGGTCGTCGCTTCCATCCTGGCTTCCATATGCGTGGCATTCGTCGGGGTCATAGGGTTCGTCGGACTCATCATCCCCCACGCATGCAGGATGCTTCTGGGGAGCGACCACAGGCTCATCATGCCCGCCTCCATCGTGCTGGGGGCTGTCCTGATGCTGTTCTCGGACATCATAGCCAGGGTGGCCATAGCCCCGCTGGAGCTGCCCGTCGGTGCGATAACCGCGATGATCGGAACGCCGGTCTTCGCGTACATGCTGGTCAAGAGGGGGCGCGAATATGACGGATGA
- a CDS encoding 50S ribosomal protein L13: MVTVIDGRNLIHGRLASLVAERIMDGEEIVVLNAESIVITGVKENVFRDFKAKVDRGDTTKRKGPFYPRRADLLFKRCVRGMIPWNSSSGREAYRRLHVFVGTPKQFEDVEKERPEQACRKITGKYTTLGAVSKFLGSNVR, from the coding sequence ATGGTAACAGTAATCGACGGAAGGAACCTCATCCACGGAAGGCTCGCCAGCCTCGTAGCGGAGAGGATCATGGACGGCGAGGAGATCGTCGTTCTCAACGCGGAGTCCATCGTCATCACCGGCGTCAAAGAGAACGTCTTCAGGGACTTCAAAGCCAAAGTCGACCGTGGAGACACTACCAAGAGGAAAGGACCATTCTATCCTCGCAGGGCGGATCTTCTCTTCAAGAGATGCGTCAGAGGCATGATCCCCTGGAACTCCTCCAGCGGAAGGGAAGCTTACAGGAGGCTTCACGTCTTCGTCGGCACCCCCAAGCAGTTCGAGGATGTCGAGAAAGAGAGACCGGAGCAGGCCTGCAGGAAGATCACCGGCAAATATACTACCCTGGGAGCCGTTTCCAAATTCCTGGGTTCCAATGTGAGATGA
- a CDS encoding leucine-rich repeat domain-containing protein, with translation MRWMLPLLLTLALVAIPLAGEADAQDHFTVRFELPDGTVIAEQQVAAGAQINLSEIPAIEVPEGVTMYWGDVTQPITQDTTFRATFISRVETHIVSYYDETGEIFLHREVVLDGNAAVYGGIPTKPSDSQHSYVFAGWSEDLSSVTSDISVRAVFEAAERECEIRFFDYDRSLIATRSVPYGGTLTDLPESPSRPSTVGYRYEFVSWSITPNGNSPAHFTDVSDTMFVYAYYAPFPAEYTVSFHHGSDVVRKDVREYNTPIGGAAALDIFEGEGIALFYRDSGLSIPMSVDDVVIGNTDVYVKKIPGIYAAERDASGNVIGNAISVSHNQSTASEIPVENGEAILYDISQFGSGFIASIDKESVRLAAEKVGSGTLLKMSVPRGSVSMKASDMLLLAEGGDITLSVSNGPSSIRMASALKRINYSAFYSVALKVGGRSITDLTEMGSEAKLSFPVDLAEGLNGAAWNISSKGVLTQMESEYDGREVSFRSPTIQFYAVGTDSENAGTVKEQVIVPTGKTSFSRVSVGSGYAAELTSMSIDNLGDILFLPSSLGSNALVSVAQGALNDVRNAPAIAVPATVSKFSWNNWSNSVADVYFLGDKPEFFGEIPASVTVHRLSGASGWDSETDEVPVLLYDGAYKKDPFSFYYFIIDGKAIVHRYVSGVYVQIPRYVSAMGNVYPIVAIGNSAFMLAEGSDYELYGLSYRDYNLETVEIPSSVTDIMADAFRGSTVRNVFGMDSVVRIWDGAFGSCRSLSSPSLPDSLLYIGEGGFRGCSAKTFARVSLPGSLKSMGDAAFYGCSNLVGVKLGDSIVAIPDSCFANCVSLGGITFPASVKSIGNSAFYNCGDITYVDLAGVESLGSDAFANSRASSELECVVIGESMKTMGTGAFSGCSSIAEIEAHCPWPANIQEVFSGLDLSSVKYYVETEDRKSWEEHYSDVEILDEEDNVKKDNSLTYFTLGMLVFFIIAGIVSFRYRMKA, from the coding sequence ATGCGCTGGATGCTGCCGCTGCTGCTGACGCTCGCGCTGGTCGCCATCCCATTGGCAGGCGAGGCCGATGCCCAAGACCATTTCACGGTGCGCTTCGAACTGCCGGACGGCACTGTGATAGCGGAGCAGCAGGTCGCCGCGGGGGCTCAAATCAATCTGTCTGAGATCCCTGCGATAGAGGTGCCCGAAGGGGTGACCATGTATTGGGGCGACGTAACGCAGCCTATAACCCAGGACACGACGTTCAGGGCAACTTTCATATCCAGGGTCGAGACCCACATCGTTAGCTATTATGACGAGACCGGGGAGATATTCCTGCATAGGGAGGTCGTTCTTGACGGGAACGCCGCTGTTTACGGCGGCATACCCACCAAGCCTTCGGACAGCCAGCACTCGTATGTATTCGCGGGGTGGAGCGAGGATCTGTCCTCCGTCACTTCGGACATCTCCGTGAGGGCGGTGTTCGAGGCGGCCGAGAGGGAATGCGAGATCAGATTCTTCGATTATGACCGCTCGCTGATCGCCACCAGATCGGTCCCGTACGGCGGGACGCTCACAGACTTGCCTGAGAGCCCGTCACGGCCGTCGACCGTAGGATACAGGTACGAGTTCGTGTCATGGAGCATAACGCCCAACGGCAACAGCCCGGCCCATTTCACGGACGTGAGCGATACCATGTTCGTATACGCGTACTATGCGCCTTTCCCAGCCGAATACACGGTGTCTTTCCATCACGGAAGCGACGTCGTCCGCAAGGATGTCAGGGAATACAACACGCCCATTGGAGGCGCTGCCGCCCTGGACATCTTCGAAGGCGAAGGCATCGCTCTGTTCTACAGGGACAGCGGCCTTTCCATCCCGATGTCTGTCGACGACGTGGTCATCGGAAATACCGATGTCTACGTCAAGAAGATCCCGGGAATCTATGCGGCAGAGAGAGACGCTTCCGGGAACGTCATCGGGAATGCCATCTCCGTCTCCCACAACCAATCGACCGCATCAGAGATCCCAGTTGAGAACGGCGAAGCGATTCTGTACGACATCTCCCAGTTCGGGAGCGGTTTCATAGCGTCCATCGACAAGGAATCGGTGAGGCTGGCTGCCGAGAAGGTCGGTTCCGGCACGCTTCTGAAGATGTCGGTTCCCAGAGGGTCCGTATCCATGAAGGCTTCGGATATGCTTCTTCTGGCCGAGGGCGGAGATATAACCCTGTCCGTGAGCAACGGACCGTCCAGCATCAGGATGGCTTCTGCCCTCAAGAGGATCAATTATTCAGCGTTCTACAGCGTCGCTCTGAAGGTCGGAGGCCGCTCCATCACGGATCTGACGGAGATGGGATCCGAAGCGAAGCTCTCTTTCCCGGTGGATCTGGCCGAGGGATTGAACGGTGCCGCATGGAACATCTCCTCGAAAGGTGTCCTGACCCAGATGGAATCGGAATACGATGGCAGGGAAGTGAGCTTCAGATCCCCCACAATCCAGTTCTATGCCGTCGGAACCGACAGCGAGAACGCCGGGACAGTCAAGGAGCAGGTCATCGTTCCCACGGGGAAGACCTCGTTCTCCAGGGTATCCGTCGGAAGCGGATATGCGGCCGAGCTGACGTCCATGTCCATCGACAACTTGGGCGATATTCTGTTCCTGCCTTCGTCGTTGGGATCGAACGCGCTGGTCTCCGTGGCTCAGGGAGCACTTAATGATGTTAGGAACGCCCCGGCCATTGCGGTCCCCGCGACGGTATCCAAATTCAGCTGGAACAATTGGTCGAATTCCGTGGCGGATGTCTATTTCCTCGGGGATAAGCCAGAATTCTTCGGGGAAATCCCGGCTTCGGTCACGGTACACAGGCTTTCCGGCGCTTCCGGCTGGGATTCCGAGACCGACGAGGTTCCGGTTCTGCTTTACGACGGGGCCTACAAGAAAGACCCGTTCTCTTTCTACTATTTCATAATCGATGGGAAGGCCATAGTGCACAGGTATGTGTCGGGCGTTTACGTCCAGATACCCAGATACGTCTCCGCCATGGGCAACGTGTATCCGATCGTCGCCATCGGCAATTCCGCTTTCATGCTCGCCGAAGGGTCCGATTATGAGCTTTACGGGCTGTCCTATCGCGATTACAATCTTGAGACGGTGGAGATACCCTCTTCCGTGACAGACATCATGGCCGACGCATTCAGAGGATCTACCGTCCGCAACGTGTTCGGCATGGATTCCGTGGTCCGCATCTGGGACGGCGCATTCGGGAGCTGCCGCTCGCTTTCCTCCCCGTCGCTGCCTGATTCGCTTCTGTACATAGGCGAAGGCGGGTTCAGAGGATGCTCCGCAAAGACGTTTGCAAGGGTCTCTCTGCCTGGGAGTCTCAAATCTATGGGTGACGCAGCTTTCTATGGGTGCTCCAATCTGGTGGGCGTGAAGCTCGGAGATTCCATCGTCGCCATTCCGGACAGCTGCTTTGCCAATTGCGTCTCTTTGGGCGGGATAACGTTCCCGGCTTCCGTGAAGTCGATAGGGAACAGCGCCTTCTACAACTGCGGAGACATAACCTACGTCGATCTTGCCGGCGTGGAGTCTTTAGGCTCGGATGCGTTCGCCAATTCCAGGGCATCATCCGAGCTGGAATGCGTCGTCATCGGGGAGAGCATGAAGACCATGGGGACAGGCGCGTTCTCGGGGTGCTCTTCGATAGCCGAGATAGAGGCTCACTGCCCTTGGCCCGCAAACATCCAAGAGGTGTTCTCCGGGCTGGATCTGAGTTCGGTGAAGTATTATGTCGAAACCGAGGACAGGAAATCTTGGGAAGAGCACTATAGTGACGTAGAGATACTGGATGAGGAAGACAATGTCAAGAAAGATAATTCTCTGACTTACTTCACGCTGGGGATGCTGGTCTTCTTCATCATAGCAGGGATCGTATCCTTCCGGTACAGGATGAAGGCATGA
- a CDS encoding TIM barrel protein, protein MIRFGPAGIPLSCKGRTLQDGIEDVHNLSLSALEVQMVRPMTHLITPDDEEIGNGFRDIESRDVEEGFAISILRNDEVICDPDEPIDEDDYIIMLQSDIVKKYSEFAAIGKRAKWLDVNLSIHTPYYMDLGSDTALTETCLQSVQNTALVLNALDGDIVVTSLGIYDDERRNRKEIDEMIYDNVEYLTEWWEDNNIKPRFGVEVTGQQGVFGSLDQIFDLCKEFPSITPVMNFSHYYSRTNGALKEVDDFREVLDDIRKHCKGRIHTAFAGVEYEDGDEKRLTPIKKGNLKFDPLAEALIEMKPDATVISTSPLLEHDAMYMKIIYERVLAKKVAKSLKDKKKSESSE, encoded by the coding sequence ATGATAAGATTCGGACCCGCCGGCATCCCTCTTTCCTGCAAAGGCCGCACACTACAGGACGGCATCGAAGATGTCCATAACCTCAGCCTCAGCGCCCTGGAAGTCCAGATGGTAAGGCCGATGACCCATCTCATAACCCCTGACGACGAGGAGATAGGGAACGGATTCAGGGACATCGAATCCAGGGACGTCGAGGAAGGATTCGCGATCAGCATCCTCAGGAACGACGAGGTCATCTGCGATCCGGATGAGCCCATCGACGAGGACGACTACATAATCATGCTCCAATCCGACATCGTAAAGAAATACAGCGAGTTCGCGGCCATCGGGAAAAGGGCGAAATGGCTGGACGTCAACCTGTCGATCCACACGCCTTATTATATGGACCTCGGATCGGATACGGCTCTGACCGAGACCTGCCTGCAGAGCGTCCAGAACACTGCGCTGGTGCTGAACGCCCTTGACGGCGACATTGTCGTCACCAGCCTCGGGATATACGATGACGAGCGCAGAAACCGCAAAGAGATCGACGAGATGATCTACGACAACGTCGAATACCTCACCGAATGGTGGGAAGACAACAACATCAAACCAAGATTCGGCGTGGAAGTAACCGGGCAGCAGGGAGTCTTCGGATCCCTCGACCAGATTTTCGACCTCTGCAAAGAATTCCCGAGCATCACGCCTGTCATGAACTTCTCGCACTACTATTCGCGCACCAACGGCGCCCTGAAAGAGGTGGACGACTTCCGCGAGGTCTTGGATGACATCAGAAAGCACTGCAAAGGCAGGATCCACACCGCGTTCGCCGGAGTCGAGTACGAGGACGGGGACGAGAAAAGGCTCACGCCCATCAAGAAAGGCAACCTCAAATTCGATCCGCTGGCGGAAGCCCTCATCGAGATGAAGCCGGATGCGACCGTGATCTCCACATCACCGCTTCTTGAGCACGACGCGATGTATATGAAAATCATATATGAGAGGGTTCTCGCCAAAAAGGTGGCCAAATCCCTCAAAGACAAGAAGAAGAGCGAATCCAGTGAATGA
- a CDS encoding DUF2116 family Zn-ribbon domain-containing protein: MAGTRLPDHSHCKYCGEPIEFGKEYCGEICEESFRERERGDRRKEIAFYAAAAVSVIVILAAGFLLRSGW, encoded by the coding sequence ATGGCAGGAACGAGGCTCCCCGACCATTCCCACTGCAAATACTGCGGCGAGCCCATCGAATTCGGGAAGGAATACTGCGGGGAGATCTGCGAGGAATCCTTCAGAGAGAGGGAGCGCGGCGACAGGAGAAAGGAAATCGCGTTCTATGCCGCGGCCGCCGTATCCGTGATCGTCATACTAGCCGCCGGGTTTTTGCTGCGATCTGGATGGTGA
- a CDS encoding ABC transporter ATP-binding protein: MTDDQVLKIEDLKISFGDFEALHGISLSIPKGRLVGLIGPNGCGKSTMMKCISKLHTGWTGKIVVDGNDTSKMRPPDIAKLVANVPAEVGSMYGVSVMDMVMLGRYPFVNKVWWESEDDEKIVMEALKTFGLENYRRKQVSLLSSGEKQRTLIAKAYVQNPKLMLVDEPTSHLDMKYKLEVMEYLQKMARSDMTVMVAEHDISLMARYCDLCIIMKKGNIVTIGNPKEVITEDLIRRVYEVEAHVGVDRDGEIYVLPKRSISPEEAFGGGE, encoded by the coding sequence ATGACGGATGATCAGGTCTTGAAGATAGAGGACCTCAAAATTTCGTTCGGGGACTTCGAGGCTCTCCATGGGATTTCGCTCTCCATCCCCAAAGGCAGGCTCGTAGGTCTGATAGGACCCAACGGGTGCGGCAAATCCACCATGATGAAGTGCATATCCAAGCTTCATACCGGGTGGACGGGAAAGATAGTCGTGGACGGCAACGACACGTCCAAGATGCGCCCGCCAGACATCGCCAAGCTAGTCGCCAACGTTCCCGCCGAAGTGGGATCCATGTACGGGGTCTCGGTGATGGACATGGTCATGCTCGGAAGGTATCCGTTCGTGAACAAAGTCTGGTGGGAATCCGAGGACGACGAGAAGATCGTCATGGAAGCCCTCAAGACGTTCGGCCTCGAGAATTACAGAAGGAAGCAGGTCTCTCTGCTGTCATCGGGAGAGAAGCAGCGCACGCTTATCGCCAAGGCATACGTGCAGAATCCGAAGCTGATGCTCGTGGACGAGCCGACCTCGCACCTTGACATGAAATACAAGCTGGAGGTCATGGAATACCTTCAGAAGATGGCCCGCAGCGACATGACAGTGATGGTCGCGGAGCATGACATCTCTCTGATGGCGAGATACTGCGACCTATGCATCATAATGAAGAAGGGCAACATAGTCACCATCGGCAATCCGAAGGAAGTGATCACCGAAGACCTCATCAGAAGGGTCTACGAGGTGGAAGCCCACGTCGGCGTCGACAGGGACGGCGAGATATACGTGCTTCCGAAGAGGTCCATATCGCCTGAGGAGGCGTTCGGGGGCGGGGAATGA
- a CDS encoding 50S ribosomal protein L18e — MTSRKTNPQLVATIDNLKAMTRENDAAIWRDIALRLEKSKSNWAEANLSKLERYAKDGETIVVPGKVLAAGSISKKVTVAAYSFSGAAAKAIAAAGGKTLTIEELAKSNPKGTGVRIMR, encoded by the coding sequence ATGACAAGCAGAAAGACTAATCCCCAGCTCGTCGCCACCATCGACAACCTCAAGGCGATGACTAGGGAGAACGACGCTGCTATCTGGCGTGATATCGCGCTTAGGCTCGAAAAGTCCAAAAGCAACTGGGCCGAAGCGAATCTCAGCAAACTCGAGAGGTATGCCAAAGACGGCGAGACCATCGTCGTCCCCGGCAAAGTTCTCGCAGCAGGTAGCATCAGCAAGAAGGTCACCGTGGCGGCATACAGCTTCTCCGGAGCCGCAGCCAAAGCGATCGCCGCCGCAGGCGGAAAGACGCTCACCATCGAGGAACTGGCAAAGTCCAACCCCAAGGGAACTGGCGTCAGGATTATGAGGTGA
- a CDS encoding PQQ-binding-like beta-propeller repeat protein codes for MIILTAGNWHIYCLDRFTGDPVAELYPSGSSPDKCNIARSTEYDVDRSDPSVVKDRLHNNSGISNAVYDSGALYFNGSDGIMRCYSVDREDGFRELWTHVPDSSVRGCFYFYPPHIATVEGKKAVISGNYAGNMICVDACTGEKIWDAPLADSKGNHSGAVTAISICSGERAIACFADGGMVSSSGGIALISLADGSVIWEKDVLCSKPAVFGGRLYSYVTYSMNGAQTLVSHDTGAEIPLENGYYSFWVDDGTVAWSRTTDALSVGGITYCGGRIYSMDYSPGSEGSMGGWVWCIDADNGDVVWKAKVSPYGGSAYSMCAPTVVDGKVLVGNDYGAVYVLSEVPGTERKETSGINYESQGLAHWSWAALVIIAVAVAAVTAWMYRRA; via the coding sequence ATGATAATCCTGACCGCAGGCAATTGGCACATCTATTGTCTGGACAGGTTCACGGGGGATCCCGTGGCCGAGCTGTATCCGTCGGGATCGTCTCCGGACAAGTGCAACATAGCCCGCTCCACCGAATACGATGTAGACAGAAGCGACCCTTCCGTGGTGAAGGACAGGCTCCACAACAATTCGGGCATATCGAACGCCGTCTATGACAGCGGTGCCCTCTATTTCAACGGCTCTGACGGCATCATGCGTTGCTATTCCGTCGATAGAGAGGACGGTTTCAGGGAGCTTTGGACCCACGTTCCCGATTCCTCGGTCAGAGGATGCTTCTACTTCTATCCGCCCCACATAGCCACAGTCGAAGGCAAGAAGGCCGTCATATCCGGCAATTACGCCGGGAATATGATCTGCGTCGATGCGTGCACCGGCGAAAAGATATGGGACGCGCCACTAGCGGATTCCAAGGGCAACCATTCCGGGGCAGTGACCGCAATATCCATCTGCTCCGGCGAGAGGGCCATAGCATGCTTCGCGGACGGCGGGATGGTATCGTCCAGCGGAGGGATAGCGCTGATCAGCCTCGCCGATGGGTCGGTCATATGGGAGAAAGATGTCCTCTGCAGCAAGCCGGCGGTGTTCGGGGGCAGATTGTATTCTTACGTAACATATTCGATGAACGGCGCCCAGACTCTGGTCAGCCACGATACCGGCGCGGAGATCCCGCTGGAGAACGGATATTATTCTTTCTGGGTGGACGACGGCACCGTCGCCTGGTCCAGAACCACTGACGCGCTTTCGGTGGGCGGGATAACGTACTGCGGCGGGAGGATTTACAGCATGGATTATTCGCCGGGGTCGGAAGGTTCCATGGGCGGCTGGGTATGGTGCATCGACGCCGACAACGGGGATGTCGTCTGGAAGGCCAAGGTGAGCCCGTACGGAGGATCGGCATACAGCATGTGCGCCCCGACGGTTGTGGACGGCAAGGTCTTGGTCGGGAACGACTACGGCGCCGTATATGTGCTGTCCGAGGTCCCCGGGACCGAGCGCAAAGAGACTTCCGGGATAAACTACGAATCGCAAGGGCTGGCTCACTGGTCGTGGGCTGCCCTGGTCATTATTGCCGTCGCCGTCGCGGCTGTCACGGCATGGATGTATAGGAGGGCATGA
- a CDS encoding 30S ribosomal protein S9 codes for MVECVNTSGKRKTAIARATVKAGTGKVTINKVPIEVFTPELAKLKIEEPLGLVPEKAQNVDIAVLVNGGGVMGQAAAARTAIARGLVEFYKDEELEAVFRTYDRTLIINDDRRKLPKNPLGPGARAKKQKSYR; via the coding sequence ATGGTTGAGTGCGTAAACACCAGCGGAAAGAGGAAGACCGCAATTGCCAGGGCCACTGTGAAGGCCGGAACCGGAAAGGTCACCATCAACAAGGTTCCCATCGAAGTCTTCACGCCCGAGCTTGCGAAGCTCAAGATCGAGGAGCCTCTCGGGCTCGTCCCCGAGAAAGCCCAGAACGTCGACATCGCCGTCCTCGTGAACGGCGGAGGCGTCATGGGCCAGGCCGCGGCCGCTAGGACCGCCATCGCCAGAGGGCTCGTCGAGTTCTACAAGGACGAAGAGCTCGAAGCGGTCTTCAGGACATACGACAGGACCCTCATCATCAATGACGACAGGCGCAAGCTTCCCAAGAACCCCCTCGGTCCTGGCGCCCGCGCCAAGAAGCAGAAGTCCTACCGTTGA
- a CDS encoding DNA-directed RNA polymerase subunit N, producing MIIPVRCFTCGKVVGSAYSEYVRRVGLGEDPKTVLDDLGFERYCCRRMIVAHADLIGEIAPLG from the coding sequence ATGATAATTCCGGTTAGATGTTTCACGTGCGGAAAGGTCGTCGGATCGGCCTATTCCGAATACGTAAGGCGCGTCGGGCTTGGAGAGGATCCTAAGACGGTCCTCGACGACCTGGGGTTTGAGAGGTACTGCTGCCGCAGGATGATCGTGGCGCATGCCGATCTGATCGGAGAGATCGCTCCCCTCGGATGA
- a CDS encoding ABC transporter substrate-binding protein: MRASSIKLATAASIAALILASIPFIGFSVDMTDEKQGVMIDFAYYNVEWVELDLDGLTGMGALESACSKKGYGIEYNEDGTVYSVGNVPQLINVDWGMYILEGVGKDTHWAEVEDPSSYDVSSQKIISWARAGEGSAMMPAVDATGFTYYSYATEGKNRFGEDLRVATLAPSVAETVCAVGGLDNIIATDRYCDYPNRLVERQNSGEVRLVGGFTDPNFELIVAESPDLVFLDGGTGEHVTMADKLRKAGINCVVLHPANSLNDFMMNLWVCASALGFPENGNSYIKDAKEVINNICRIADLSGKRVFLSLGISDSPYTPGPGTYVTNMIESLGAENIFADGTQSWFMVDREAVYDRQPDIIIIIYDAGEISTPREYRALLSGLNDMWKQTPAFESGEVYVFSGDAASLLSRPGARIPESLELLAKIMDPESFEAADPTDIVGVKYYNDSYNDPVDGYLTYVKAKGLLEWQR, encoded by the coding sequence ATGAGAGCGTCCTCTATAAAGCTGGCAACCGCCGCCTCGATTGCCGCACTGATCCTCGCATCGATACCGTTCATCGGTTTCTCGGTCGACATGACCGACGAGAAGCAGGGCGTGATGATTGATTTCGCCTATTACAATGTGGAATGGGTAGAATTGGATCTGGATGGGCTGACCGGCATGGGGGCGCTCGAATCGGCATGCTCCAAGAAGGGCTACGGGATAGAGTACAACGAGGACGGCACGGTATATTCCGTGGGGAACGTGCCCCAGCTGATCAACGTCGACTGGGGGATGTACATCCTCGAGGGTGTCGGCAAGGATACCCATTGGGCAGAGGTCGAAGATCCCTCATCATACGACGTCTCAAGCCAGAAGATAATCTCGTGGGCCCGGGCAGGCGAGGGCAGCGCGATGATGCCTGCCGTCGATGCCACCGGGTTCACTTATTACAGCTATGCCACCGAAGGAAAGAACCGTTTCGGAGAGGACCTGAGGGTGGCGACTTTGGCTCCGTCCGTTGCCGAGACGGTCTGCGCCGTGGGGGGCCTGGACAACATAATCGCCACCGATAGGTATTGCGATTATCCCAACCGTTTGGTGGAGCGCCAGAACAGCGGAGAGGTCCGTTTGGTCGGAGGGTTTACCGACCCCAACTTCGAGCTGATCGTGGCGGAATCGCCGGACCTGGTGTTCCTGGACGGGGGCACCGGGGAGCACGTGACGATGGCTGACAAACTCCGCAAAGCGGGGATCAATTGCGTCGTCCTGCATCCGGCGAACAGCCTGAACGATTTCATGATGAACCTGTGGGTATGCGCTTCGGCACTGGGATTCCCAGAGAACGGGAATTCATACATTAAAGACGCCAAGGAAGTGATCAACAACATCTGCAGGATCGCCGATCTCAGCGGCAAGAGGGTGTTCTTGTCGCTCGGTATCAGCGATTCCCCATATACGCCAGGCCCAGGCACATACGTGACCAACATGATCGAGTCGCTGGGCGCGGAGAACATATTCGCGGATGGAACCCAATCGTGGTTCATGGTGGACAGAGAGGCCGTCTACGACAGGCAGCCCGACATCATCATAATAATCTACGATGCCGGAGAAATCAGCACCCCAAGGGAATACAGGGCGCTTCTGTCCGGCCTCAACGATATGTGGAAGCAGACTCCAGCGTTCGAGAGCGGGGAAGTGTACGTGTTCTCCGGGGACGCCGCCAGTCTCCTTTCCAGGCCCGGGGCCAGGATCCCGGAATCCTTGGAGCTTCTGGCCAAGATAATGGATCCGGAATCCTTCGAGGCCGCCGACCCCACTGATATAGTCGGCGTGAAGTATTACAACGATAGCTATAACGACCCGGTGGACGGGTATCTGACGTATGTCAAAGCGAAGGGGCTGTTGGAATGGCAAAGATGA
- a CDS encoding SIS domain-containing protein: MSAVDSVDNAAKDRLLDLIFSSERIFIYGSGRSGLIGQLFAVRLVQLGFDVHFVGEMTTPIIASKDLVILLSNTGKTSSVVQTAKIARRIGSTVVSLTSQPKSELSKSSDVTIVIKTDSSSGTMPLGSAFEDSAHLFFECLVCEIMERGGITEEDMRGRHAIWV; encoded by the coding sequence ATGTCCGCGGTGGATTCCGTGGACAATGCGGCCAAAGACAGGCTGCTGGACCTCATCTTCTCCAGCGAAAGGATATTCATCTACGGATCCGGGAGATCGGGTCTGATAGGGCAGCTTTTCGCCGTTCGCCTGGTTCAGCTCGGCTTCGACGTCCATTTCGTCGGAGAGATGACGACCCCCATCATCGCCAGCAAGGATCTCGTCATCCTGCTGTCCAACACCGGGAAGACGTCTTCGGTCGTGCAGACGGCGAAGATCGCACGCCGCATCGGCTCCACCGTCGTCTCCCTCACATCCCAGCCGAAAAGCGAATTGTCGAAATCCTCTGATGTCACAATAGTTATCAAAACCGATTCGTCCAGCGGGACCATGCCTCTGGGATCGGCCTTCGAGGATTCCGCGCACCTGTTCTTCGAATGCTTGGTGTGCGAGATAATGGAGCGCGGCGGCATCACCGAAGAGGACATGCGCGGCCGCCACGCGATTTGGGTCTGA